In Ovis aries strain OAR_USU_Benz2616 breed Rambouillet chromosome 22, ARS-UI_Ramb_v3.0, whole genome shotgun sequence, the DNA window ACCACGCTGGCCTCTGTTCTGGGGATGAGTAAACAGGTAGGTGCGAGGGAACTGGTAGGCTGTGGCAGGCAAAGGTGGAAGTGGAAGTGAGATAAGCTTGCCTAACTCAGGCTGGCCCCCTCTGGCAGACGGCTCTCTGTGATTTTGAAATGCTAATAAGGAAGCATTCCCTGCTGCCAGCAATTCAAAGAATCTCGGGACTGAGGAGGTGCTTCCATTGATCCTGCTCTGCTCCCTTTTAACCTCGACAAAGCAGCAGCCGTTGAAATAGGTCATTGATGCCTGGTTGATGTGAATCAGGTATTTGGCCCAAATTTGCTCTTTCTAGGTTCTTGCCTCCACTGTAGATCTTTTAGAAATGAAGCAAAGGCTTGGAAACAAGTCTGGGAAATGTAATCCTGCTGAGGATGTGTGTGAGTAATTGGGGATGGCCGGGTGTGACCTCATACCGGTTAGGAGAGGCCAGGATGGGGAAAGTGCTGGTAACGGAGGCCATTTTCTCTCCTGTCTGGCAGGAAGAACTGAATGGGTCTGTGGTGGCTTGCTGATGACTGACCCAGGACAAAGCAAAGTGCAACTGTCCCCTAAGACTGGTCAAATGCCTTAACTTGTAATCTCTTAAAATAACAGACCCAAGTTCAGTTTTTAAGTAAATGTTAGTAGcattagtttaaaaagaaagcccattaaaattttaaaatagctgttTAGGGGCATCACAGATGATTAAATAAAAAGTCAATGACTAAAAGCAAAAATTCTGAATGATGAAGACCATATGAATAATCTAATAATATAAAAGGCCtaaaataaagtattaatttCACCAGGGCTTTAAGTACTGTAGGGCTTATAAAATCTTGCATGATTTCAGGAGCAAATTAGCAAGAACTGAGTTTCACCACGCCATATTATTAAGGGAGGATGGAGGCCACATGGCACACCAGCTAACCCCATCCCTGGGAGCGTCCTAAACTCTGCTTTTGTTTGATGGCCAAGTTAAAGGAAGAGGCTTTAGAGTTTGTTGAGAATTATAAGGGGAACTGCTCTTTTTCTCTGGGATCTATTTGTGTATCTAATGTGCAGCActccactgcaatgagaaaactcagtgaaaaaaccacagcttttcAGCATGGCAGCTGAGCCTTGCACTGAGGATGCTGCTTCCCAGTGACTCAGCCTTTTACTGGGAAATCATTCTTCCCTATAAAGTTAGGGAGGAGATGGTAAGTGAGTCTACTAGGACTGGTCCTGAGGCTCAGCGATGAGATGTGTCTTTTCCCTCGTGGGTGCTGGTGAGTCTCCTGGTGACTaatcctcccttcccccatcagTGTAGTTCTTACTGGCCTTATTCTCAGCTGAATGACTGGCAGAAAATTCACTTCATTAATTTCTGTTGGTGGTTTCAATACAGGAAAGTTTGTGCTGAATTTCAATGAGGGCCTTATAGCCTCATTGAAGAAAACAGTAATGTTTTCCTGGCTCACTGCATAAGGAAAGGGGCATCTCCCCATTAAAGTGGGAGGGAGAATAATGGTTTGTGAAACATAAATGAAGATATATATGGTTGTAACTTACTGGTTGGGCCAACATAACTCTTGATACCACCCCTCATAACTGCTGTGTGTAGAGGAGAGGTCTGCTTTTTCTCCAGTGAGTGGCTTCTCTTAAACTTGGTTTAACAGTTGATGTAGGTAGGTAGATATATAGGGTAGTCAAGTAATTTGACTAGCAGAAAGGAACTGTGGATGAAGAGATTGTGATGTGATTTCCATACGCTAGGGAAGATACAATTTCATGCAACAGACTGGTTTTATCAGCATCCTGTAAGAGCTCTTGCTGTATCCTAATTGTTGAATTAAAAATCCCATTTCTCCTGGACCAGAAATTAGAGAGGACTGAAATATATCAGTAATTATCAATCAGAAGTGACAGTTCTAACTAAAATACAAACATCAGAATCCTTAGAAGTTAGGAAGCTATGGAGAAAGCTAGAGATGGTGGTTATGAGTTGGATTATAGAGTCATACAACCTGGGTTTTTAACCTTTCATGTAATATCTGTGACCTCAGATAATTTGCTTAACTCCTGCAGTTTCTATTTCCCCCACCCAGTAAGATGGATTGTAATGACGTAACCTCATTAGATTGTTATGAAGACTAAATAAAACACATACAAAGTACTTACTAGTCCAGTGCCTGGTAAACCctctataaatattaaatattatgtttattaaGTGACTCCAAGTTTTTAATATCCTTATGTTAAAAgaattaaagcaaataaaaaattaaaatgtgcttaAGCACAGCACTCTGGGGATTAGCGCAGATCTCAGGTTAGCTCGTTGACAATACATTTGGGCCTTTGGTTAGATGAATTATTGGGAAGCTGCTGGGAAGTATATTGTCAATTGCAACATAAATCAACAAATGTTACCTTTCCCAAAGGCaaaatattgtttttcctgtatgtaaaatatttaggGTATAGAAAATATTTAGCCAAATAATTTTCATTTGGGTTGTCCATACCTGAGATTTATATGTAAGAAAATTCTGGCtctagggaatttcctggcggtCTAGTAGTTAGCACTCCTTGccctcactgccaagggcccaggtttaatccctggtggggaactaagatcccacaagccatgtggcatggctaaagaaaaggaaaaagaagaaattctggCTCTAGAGTGGACCTCATTGGCTTATCACTTTTAACTTACAATTTTCAGATGCTGGCTATGAGTTTGACATCTGCTTCACCTCAGTGCAGAAGAGAGCAATCCGGACCCTCTGGACAGTGCTGGATGCCATTGACCAAATGTGGCTGCCAGTGGTGAGGACTTGGCGCCTTAATGAGCGACACTATGGGGGTCTGACTGGCCTCAATAAGGCAGAAACTGCGGCCAAGCATGGTGAGGCCCAGGTAAAGATCTGGAGGCGCTCCTATGATGTCCCGCCACCTCCCATGGAGCCCGACCATCCCTTCTACAGCAACATCAGTAAGGTATGGACAAACTGAGGTTTGGCTCGCTGACACAGGACCAGGGGATCAGAATCTGGACTTCTCTCTTTTAGCTTTTATTAGTATCTGCCTAGATCACTGAGTTTCTAatttatgataaaataaatacCCCTTGTAATCCCTCTTTTCCAAGGAATGACCATCACTTGTTAAGAGTTTATGTGGTTTATCTATAAAGAATTTCTATCTTTTTTACATGTATtgccatattttttaaaactgcactGTAGCTGATAGGGCCTTCCTAAACCAATTGCGAGGTAAGAGTGAGTTGGGAAGGCCTTGAGGCCTACCTTTCCTAAGCTGTGTTTCTTTTGGACTATTCAATCTTCCCTGTCGTGGGtaatgggggagggagggcaggataGTAATAATCCGCCTTCTCAAGCTCTCAGTGCCCTGGTGAGAGACTTTTACCTGTACTGTGATCCCTTAGGGGATGAGGAATAGGCAGAACAGATGCAACTGGTAATAACTGTTAAGCTGGGATTTTTTGTTTAGGATCGCAGGTACGCAGACCTCACAGAAGACCAGCTGCCCTCATGTGAGAGTCTGAAGGACACAATTGCCAGAGCTCTGCCCTTTTGGAATGAAGAAATTGTCCCCCAGATCAAGGAGGGGAAACGGGTACTAATTGCAGCCCATGGCAACAGCCTTCGGGGCATCGTCAAGCATCTGGAGGGTATGTGTGCTTTTCAGAGGGGCCCTTGGGGAAGGGTAAAGCAGAGCTGCCACTACTCTGGACTGATTTAGTATGAAGGAGACCTTTAGGAAAGGGTTGGATGTACTGAGAGCCTTAGAGACAGTCCAGATTATCTCCTAGTAGAAACATGATCCTTGCTTCTCAAAGCATCATCTGCAGAACCAGAGGCTGCCACACCCCACTGGGTGCTTGTTAACAAGTTAGAACCTCAGGTCCCACTTCAGACCTGATTTGGAAGCTGCATCTGTCATCGCTCCGTTACAGCAGAGTGATCACCCAAGGAATGCCCCCAGTATTctttcttagccactgaacagcaagaaaaaaagggaTGGAAAGTATCTCTCCCCAGAGGAGATACACACGAAAGTTTGAGATGCCTACCTCTAGACTGAGTCGGGAAgactccctagagaaggaaatggcaatccactccagtactattgcctggaaaatcccatggacagaggagcctggtaggatacagtccatggggtcacagaggtggacacaactgagcgacttcactttcactttcacctctggACTAGGACTGCTAGTTGAAATTGCTGATAAAAATCCTTAACCACAGCCTGATTACAACTCCCCACATGAGTGTCAGTTTGCATCCTAAGTTGTTTCACTTGAGGGCCTAGAGGCCCAGATGCGCCACGTTTTGGCAGCTGTATGGACAACATAGGACATTTGAGATACTAAGATGTATAGTCCTGCTTCACTGTGGGCTTCCAGATCCCCCTTGGGGAGGGATACCTTT includes these proteins:
- the PGAM1 gene encoding phosphoglycerate mutase 1 produces the protein MAAYKLVLIRHGESTWNLENRFSGWYDADLSPAGHEEAKRGGQALRDAGYEFDICFTSVQKRAIRTLWTVLDAIDQMWLPVVRTWRLNERHYGGLTGLNKAETAAKHGEAQVKIWRRSYDVPPPPMEPDHPFYSNISKDRRYADLTEDQLPSCESLKDTIARALPFWNEEIVPQIKEGKRVLIAAHGNSLRGIVKHLEGLSEEAIMELNLPTGIPMVYELDKNLKPIKPMQFLGDEETVRKAMEAVAAQGKAKK